From Amyelois transitella isolate CPQ chromosome 4, ilAmyTran1.1, whole genome shotgun sequence, one genomic window encodes:
- the LOC106137000 gene encoding uncharacterized protein LOC106137000 isoform X1 translates to MFESITEKMLSRILVFTFCAGIASAYISPRTSTADICSPLVIAHRGASGYVPEHTIGAYSLAVSMGADYIEPDVVMTSDGHIIARHDNELGLTTDVANRPEYASRYRTQSVDGTQVSGWFTEDFTLAEIKTLRAIERIPNIRPGNARMDGSFEVPTMQEIIDLAKSMQGIYCREVGIYPEIKHGTHFQRLGLAMEQPLVDILHSNGYKTQEDPIYIQSFEVNNLKELKNITDLRLLQLYGDLSSQPFDQAESGTGLTYGNMATAEGLREVATYAYAVGPDKSYIIPRTAAGNLGTVTNFVSNAHAAGLKVHPYTFRAENSYLPLEFRSKDTSPDAIGDYEGEIRAYLAAGIDGLFADQPDHPAQIRDTCVIVNPECQFRTSSATLTRSIVWCHVLIMISFAVLFSNIIS, encoded by the exons AT gttCGAATCAATTACGGAAAAAATGCTTTCACGTATTTTGGTCTTTACCTTTTGTGCCGGTATTGCCTCGGCCTATATAAGCCCAAGGACCTCAACAGCGGATATTTGCAGCCCGTTAGTAATCGCCCACCGTGGTGCTAGTGGATATGTGCCCGAGCACACCATCGGTGCATACTCACTGGCAGTCAGCATGGGTGCAGACTATATCGAACCTGACGTCGTGATGACCAGTGATGGACACATCATAGCAAGGCATGACAACGAGCTTGGACTAACCACAGATGTCGCCAATCGACCGGAGTACGCGTCTCGATATCGTACTCAATCAGTAGACGGCACCCAAGTCAGCGGATGGTTCACAGAAGACTTCACGTTAgcagaaattaaaactttgcGAGCTATAGAGCGCATACCCAACATACGACCCGGAAATGCCAGAATGGACGGAAGTTTTGAAGTTCCAACGATGCAAGAAATTATAGACCTGGCTAAAAGTATGCAGGGTATTTACTGCCgagaagtaggtatttatccAGAAATTAAGCACGGAACTCATTTCCAACGCCTGGGACTGGCAATGGAACAACCTTTAGTAGATATATTGCATAGCAATGGTTACAAAACACAAGAAGATCCCATTTACATACAGTCGTTTGAAGTAAACAATTTAAAGGAACTAAAGAATATAACGGACCTTCGTCTACTGCAATTATACGGAGATTTGTCTAGCCAACCATTTGACCAGGCGGAATCAGGGACTGGATTGACTTACGGTAACATGGCCACTGCAGAGGGATTGAGAGAAGTTGCTACGTATGCCTACGCCGTGGGCCCGGATAAGTCATACATTATCCCTCGTACGGCCGCCGGAAATCTTGGAACGGTTACAAACTTTGTGAGTAATGCCCATGCCGCCGGATTAAAGGTGCATCCATATACATTCCGCGCAGAGAATTCATATCTTCCCTTAGAGTTTAGAAGTAAAGATACGTCTCCTGATGCGATCGGTGACTATGAAGGAGAAATAAGAGCATACCTAGCAGCTGGTATAGACGGGCTCTTCGCCGACCAGCCTGACCACCCCGCTCAGATAAGAGACACTTGTGTAATTGTTAACCCTGAGTGCCAATTTAGAACATCATCTGCTACGCTTACCAGATCCATAGTGTGGTGCCATGTGTTAATTATGATTAGTTTCgctgttttattttctaacaTAATAAGCTAA
- the LOC106137000 gene encoding uncharacterized protein LOC106137000 isoform X2, which translates to MLSRILVFTFCAGIASAYISPRTSTADICSPLVIAHRGASGYVPEHTIGAYSLAVSMGADYIEPDVVMTSDGHIIARHDNELGLTTDVANRPEYASRYRTQSVDGTQVSGWFTEDFTLAEIKTLRAIERIPNIRPGNARMDGSFEVPTMQEIIDLAKSMQGIYCREVGIYPEIKHGTHFQRLGLAMEQPLVDILHSNGYKTQEDPIYIQSFEVNNLKELKNITDLRLLQLYGDLSSQPFDQAESGTGLTYGNMATAEGLREVATYAYAVGPDKSYIIPRTAAGNLGTVTNFVSNAHAAGLKVHPYTFRAENSYLPLEFRSKDTSPDAIGDYEGEIRAYLAAGIDGLFADQPDHPAQIRDTCVIVNPECQFRTSSATLTRSIVWCHVLIMISFAVLFSNIIS; encoded by the coding sequence ATGCTTTCACGTATTTTGGTCTTTACCTTTTGTGCCGGTATTGCCTCGGCCTATATAAGCCCAAGGACCTCAACAGCGGATATTTGCAGCCCGTTAGTAATCGCCCACCGTGGTGCTAGTGGATATGTGCCCGAGCACACCATCGGTGCATACTCACTGGCAGTCAGCATGGGTGCAGACTATATCGAACCTGACGTCGTGATGACCAGTGATGGACACATCATAGCAAGGCATGACAACGAGCTTGGACTAACCACAGATGTCGCCAATCGACCGGAGTACGCGTCTCGATATCGTACTCAATCAGTAGACGGCACCCAAGTCAGCGGATGGTTCACAGAAGACTTCACGTTAgcagaaattaaaactttgcGAGCTATAGAGCGCATACCCAACATACGACCCGGAAATGCCAGAATGGACGGAAGTTTTGAAGTTCCAACGATGCAAGAAATTATAGACCTGGCTAAAAGTATGCAGGGTATTTACTGCCgagaagtaggtatttatccAGAAATTAAGCACGGAACTCATTTCCAACGCCTGGGACTGGCAATGGAACAACCTTTAGTAGATATATTGCATAGCAATGGTTACAAAACACAAGAAGATCCCATTTACATACAGTCGTTTGAAGTAAACAATTTAAAGGAACTAAAGAATATAACGGACCTTCGTCTACTGCAATTATACGGAGATTTGTCTAGCCAACCATTTGACCAGGCGGAATCAGGGACTGGATTGACTTACGGTAACATGGCCACTGCAGAGGGATTGAGAGAAGTTGCTACGTATGCCTACGCCGTGGGCCCGGATAAGTCATACATTATCCCTCGTACGGCCGCCGGAAATCTTGGAACGGTTACAAACTTTGTGAGTAATGCCCATGCCGCCGGATTAAAGGTGCATCCATATACATTCCGCGCAGAGAATTCATATCTTCCCTTAGAGTTTAGAAGTAAAGATACGTCTCCTGATGCGATCGGTGACTATGAAGGAGAAATAAGAGCATACCTAGCAGCTGGTATAGACGGGCTCTTCGCCGACCAGCCTGACCACCCCGCTCAGATAAGAGACACTTGTGTAATTGTTAACCCTGAGTGCCAATTTAGAACATCATCTGCTACGCTTACCAGATCCATAGTGTGGTGCCATGTGTTAATTATGATTAGTTTCgctgttttattttctaacaTAATAAGCTAA